GAATTGTTTGGTTTCAAAATGTGTTACGTGGACAGGCAATTGCCATTTCGTTGCCATTTCACGAACAAAAGCCTCATCCCGATCACTTTCTTGTTCCCTTAATTGAAAATTAACATGAGCGATCATCAGATCAAATCCGGAAGATTTCAATAAATGCGTCAGCACAACACTATCCAGACCGCCACTCACCGCAACTACTAGTTGCACATGTGTAGTAGAAAGCCAAGGAAAACGAGTTCCCAATGATTGTTGAAAGCGCTGAAGCAAATTCATGATGATATATCCTCTACCCTTTTTTTACTTCTTTTGCCCATGTATCTTTTAAAGTCACGGTTCTGTTAAAGACGAGTTTCTCTGTTGTACTGTCTTTATCCAAACAGAAATAGCCCTTCCTTAAGAATTGGTAGCGATTGTCACTTGAATCAGCTGCCAATGCCGGTTCTGCATAAGCATTACTGATCACTTCCAGTGAATCCGTATTGATATGATCTTTAAAGTCACCTTCTGCATTTCCCACATCTTCTACCTTGAACAAACGATCATATAATCGAACTTCTGCTTTTACTGCGTGACGAGCGCTCACCCAATGTAATGTGCCTTTCACATTGATACCGGATGTATCAGAACCACTTTTACTTTCCGGAATATAACTACAATGTAATGCTGTTATATTACCATCCGCATCTTTGATCACTTCATCACAACGAATGATATATGCACTCTTTAGTCGAACCATTTGTCCGGGTGCAAGTCTGAAATACTTCTTGGGAGCAACTTCCATGAAATCATCTTTTTCGATATACAGCTCCCTGCTGAATGGAATTTCACGGTTACCTGCATTCGGATCTTCCGGATTGTTCTCACTCAGTAAAACCTCTCCATCACCTTCGTAATTGGTAATGATCACTTTTAAGGGATCGAATACCACCATTCGTCTTACCGCAATTTTATTGAGGTGCTCACGAACGCAGAACTCCAGTAACCCGACATCGATCAAATTATCTCTCTTGGCAATACCAATACGATCACAAAATTCGCGAATGGCTTCAGCCGTGTACCCTCTCCTACGCATACCGCTGATGGTAGACATTCTTGGATCGTCCCAACCATTTACGTGTTTTTCATTTACCAACTGCAATAACTTCCGTTTACTCATGACCGTATAAGTCATATTCAAACGTGCAAACTCATATTGTTTGGAAGGGAATATCTCCAGTTGTTCAATGAACCAATCATACAAAGCACGATGGGGAATGAATTCAAGTGTACAAACGGAATGCGTGATATTTTCGATCGCATCACTTTGTCCATGAGCAAAGTCATACATGGGATAAATACACCACTGGTCACCGGTACGATGGTGATGCGCATGTTTGATACGATAGATGATCGGATCACGCATATGCATATTGGGATGTGCCATGTCGATTTTAGCACGTAATACTTTTTCACCGTCTTTGAACTGACCAGCTCTCATCGCTTTGAACAGTTCAAGATTTTCGGTAACAGAACGATCTCTGAAAGGGCTATTGGTTCCGGCCTGAGTTGGTGTACCTTTTTGTTGTGCGATTTCTTCGCTTGTACTATCATCTACATAAGCCAATCCTTTTTCAATCAGCTTTACAGCAAAACCATATAGTTGCTCAAAATAATCAGACGCATATCTTTCTTCCGCCCATTCAAATCCCAGCCAGCGTACATCGTCTTTAATGCTATCAACATACTCTGTATCTTCTGTAACAGGATTGGTATCATCAAAACGAAGATTGGTAATACCACCATATTTTTTTGCCAGTCCAAAATTCAGGCAAATACTTTTGGCATGACCTATATGCAGATAACCGTTCGGTTCGGGAGGGAAACGGGTAACAATTGATTTATATTTTCCGCTATTCAGATCTGCTTCAACGATCTCTTCAATAAAATTCAAACTTTTTTCTTCAGACATAAAACTCGGTTAGGCCTGCAAAGTTAAGCTTTGTAGGTCAACGGACGTCTTCCGGGATACGGTAGTTACGCAGGAAATTCACCGCTGCTTTCATATCATCGTGTAATACCCGATCCTGTTCATTAAAGCTTACTTTTTCGCGGAAAGCAGCCACTAAGTGCTCTATATCTCGGCCGCTTTTCGATGGACGTCTGAAATCCAGTGCCTGAGCGGCACTCATGAGTTCAATAGCCAGTACTTTTTCAACATTTTCGATGACCCGATAACATTTTGTAGCTGCATTAGCCCCCATACTCACATGATCTTCCTGATTATTAGAAGAAGAAATACTGTCTACGGATGCAGGAGTGCAGAGTTGTTTATTCTCGCTGACAATACCCGCAGCGGTATACTGGGGAATCATAAAGCCCGAATGCAGTCCGGGATTTTTCACCAAAAACAGGGGCAATCCTCTTTGTCCACTGATCAACTGGTACGTTCTTCTCTCTGCAATATTGGCGATCTCGCTCATTGAGATCGATAAATAATCCAGGGCCATCGCTAATGGCTGACCATGGAAATTACCTCCACTTAGTATCAGATCATCATCCGGAAAAATATTGGGATTATCCGTTACAGAATTGATTTCTCGAATAAATACAGACAATACATGCTCAAAAGCATCTTTAGATGCGCCATGCACTTGTGGAATACACCTAAAGGAATAGGGATCCTGCACCTGATCTTTGGATCTCGCAGCAATGGCACTATCTGAAAGGTACTTTCTTAAAGTAGTAGCAGTATTTATTTGTCCGGCATGTGCTCGAATGGCATGTATTTGTTCCCGAAGCGGTTCGGTTGTACAATCAAAGGCATCAAAAGATAGCGCACTGATCATATCTGCCATGGCCAGGAGGTGTTCTGCCTTTTTGAGGCAGTATAATCCATAAGCACTCATAAATTGGGTACCATTGATCAATGCCAGCCCTTCCTTACTCTGCAGTTGAAGCGGCGTCCATCCCAATTTCTGCAAGGCCTCGGCAGAAGGCATTTTCTGACCTTGATAATACACTTCTCCCAACCCGATTAAAGGCAGGCTCAGGTGACTTAGTGGTGCCAGATCACCGGAAGCCCCCAGTGAGCCTTGGGTATAGATAACGGGAAGTACATCGTGATTGTACATCTCCATTAACCTTTTAACGGTATCAATTTGAACTCCACTATGGCCATAACTGAGGGATTTGATCTTCAACATCAGCATCAGTTTCACAATATCGGCAGGCACTTCCTCTCCTAATCCGCAGGCATGGGAAACAAGTAAATTGTACTGAAGTTGCCCGATCTGATCAGCGTCGATCTTCACATTTTGAAGAAATCCAAAACCTGTATTGATTCCATAGAAAAGGCGGTCTTTTTCAGCCATTTTACGGTCTAGGTATTCTCGGCAAGCAAGGATGCGTTCATGTGCATCAAATGTGATGGAAACATGCTGGTTGAAGTCCAATAAATTCTTAATCTGACTAAAATGCAGCCATTTTCTGTCTAAGGGCAAGTAATTATAGCTCATGGAAGCAATCCTTTGTCGCAAAGTAAGGAGTTTTGGGAGAAGGAAAAGAGAAAGCCATTTGATTTGATGAACTGATGTTTTTTTCTTTATTTTGCGGCTCTGAAAAATTGGACTACGAGCTCAACTGGATAGAGCACCCCGATTCTATCGGGAAGGTCATTGAGTAAGAATTTGTCCTTTATGGACCGGTAGCTCAGCTGGATAGAGCAACTGCCTTCTAAGCAGTAGGTCATTGGTTCGAATCCAATCCGGTTCACTAGCCTCACAGAAATGTGGGGCTTTTTTATTTTATGCGCTGCTGGGTAGAACATCCCGATTCTATCGAGTGGGTCATTGATTCGCCCTGAATCGGGAAAATCCGATTTACTATCCCCAAGGAATAATCAGGCTTTTTATTTTGGCCAGGCCTTTCAGTAAGGATTTGATGAAAATGTGTAATGATTTTAACGTAGTATTGATGCAATCACCAAATAAGCTTTTGTATTTTTCATAAGCTATTATGTCAAAAAAAATCAAAACGATACAACTAATTTGGACATTTTATAGAAGCTATGTTTTATTCTCTGCACTGGCTACACTGTTTTTGGTCAGGGCATTTTGGCTATATGGATTCGCATCTTTTTTTGGTATTTTCTGGGGTAAACTATTCAGTCTTGCGGTAGCCTATTTATTTGTACATAAGATAAAAAAGAAAGAATACTACTATTACTACAATCATGGGATAGGGAAAATACAATTATGGGCGACTAGCCTTTTATTCGATTTTGTTTTATTCATTTTTCTACTCTGCATAGCCCATCAATTATCATGACTCATATTCTAGAAGCAGATGGTATTCAATTAGAATTTGATGGGAGAAAAATCTTATCAGGCATTTATGTCAAATGTGAAACAGGAAAGATCACAGGATTATTGGGTAGAAATGGGCAGGGGAAATCTTGCCTGATGAATATTATATATGGCAGTTTATCATCGGAGAAATCGGTCAGGATCGATCGCAAATCAATACCGGAAGGGTTTAGAAACCCAGATCTGATCAGGTATTTACCTCAGTTCCATTTTATTCCTCATTCCTTATCATTACATCGCATTTTTCGAGATTTCGATGTGAATTACCGATCATTTCAAGCAATTTTTCCTGAATTCATACATAGAGAAAAAGATAGTATTGGAAAGCTTTCCGGGGGCGAAAGACGTTTAGTTGAACTGTATACGATCATCCAATCAAATTCTCAATTCATTATGCTTGATGAGCCTTTTACAATGCTAAACCCATTACAAATTGAAAAGGTAAAAGCGCTGCTGATCGAAGAAAAGAAAAACAAAGGTATCCTCATGACTGATCATCTTTACAGACATATCGTTGATCTAGCAGACAGCTTATATCTACTGTCTAATGGACGAACAGTTTTAACAAATAGCGTTGAGGACCTTACAATATTAGGATATACAAAGCTCTGATCGTAAAAATTGTGCAGTATCAAAAAATCGATTAATGAGCACTTCTTCTTTTCAATACCCCACCTGAAGTTTCACGTATCGTATTTGCAAAAACAAATGCTTTTGGATCCACTTCATGAACGAGATTTTTAAGCTTTCGCAATTCAAGTCTGGTCACAACAGTGAATATAATATCACATTCTGAGCTGACTTCGAATTTACCAGGTAAAAATCCACGCTCTCCTTTATATACAGTGATCCCTCTGCCAAGTTTATTTACCAGTTGGTATTTGATCACTTCACTTTTTGAGGAAATAATGGTAACACCTGTATAAGCTTGTATCCCCTCTACCACATAATCAATACAGCGGGTTGCTGTGAAATAAGTGAGAATAGAATACAAAGCCGTTTCAATACCAAATTGAAACGCCGCTATGGCGAATATGATAATATTGATCCCTAATATGATTTCAGTGATGGTAAAGGAAGTTCTTTTGAGTGTATACAATGCGATCACTTCAATACCATCTAATGCAGCTCCAACACGCATTACCAGCCCAATGCCAATACCCAAAAAAGCTCCTCCAAAAATAGAGATCAGTAATTTATCAGCAGTCAATGCAAAATTCGGTAGCAATTCTAAACATATCCCTAACAGTAAAACCCCTGCTAACATGCGTAAAGCAAACCGTTTTCCAACAGAAAAATAGCCGGCAATCATCAGCGGCACATTGAATACAATGATCAGTACTGCCAGGTTGTAATGATAGATCTCATGAATCAATAATGATATGCCGGTGACACCTCCATCAAAAAAATGATTAGGCACCAAAAAACCTTTCAACGCTACTCCCGCAAACAATATCCCCAGGATCATTAAAAGTGAATCTTGAAAGATCTGAATGCCACTTCCCTTTTCGTTTGAAAGATCTAGTGTTTGATTAAGTTTTTCTTGCAAAGCTTCTTTATTTTTTTGTTTCCCTTGTTCCATTTGTTTCTTAGCTGTATCGGTATAATACTTATGATCGTTTAAGAATTCAATTTGCTTGATCAACCACTCCCGTTCATCTTTCACCCTATTAAATCGCTTCATTTCCTGGTATAAAGCTTCTGCCATGGTATTATAAGTATCTGTTCCCAAATAATACAAGTCAGCATCACAAAGAATTTTACTGAGTGTATCTGCAGCAGACTGTGGCAATTTGGTAGCCATGATCATGATACTGATCTGCTCTACTTCTTCTGGTGTAAAACCATAGTCAGGCAATAGCTTTTGGGCAAGCTTACAGGAAAGCATTTCATGTTCATCATGACTTTGCAAAAAGCCCGCATCATGAAATAGCGCAGCCGTTTGTACCAATAAAGTCTCACGTTCTGATAACCCCTCTTTGTTTGACAAATGTGTGGCTGCTTCCACAACATTCTGTGTATGTTGTACATTATGGTATGTCAAATAAGCCGGTAAACCATGCTCAAGTTTATCAATAATGGTCTTATATATATGTTGAAACGAATCCATTACTATTAATTAAGTACTTCAAAAAGTTCAGCTACTTCTTCTTTATTTTTCAGATTTTTCTTGCCAATCGATTGACATTGAAAAGACATTTTTACTTTCTCATATGCTTCAGCAGTGATCAGTATTTGCCCCCTGCCTGCCACTGCTTGTAATCTTTGTGCAGTATTTACCACATCACCTATTACGGTATAGTCAAGCCTTTTCAGAGTAGCAGACCCAATATTACCAGAGATCATTTCACCACTATTGATGCCAATAGACACATGTGGACTAAAGCTGTGTTCTTCCGGCAGTGCATCGATTCGATTACGAATGGCCAAGCAGGCTTCAATCGCTCGATCAAGATGAAAATCACCTTTGAAAACAGCCATTACACAGTCACCTATGAACTTATCAATGATGCCATTTTGTGCAATGATCTCTTTCACCATCAGATCAAAATAATGATTCAATAAACGAACCACTGTATCTGGCGTTTCTTTTTCACTGATACTGGTGAATCCACAAATATCAATAAAAGCAACAGTAGCTTCTGTTGTTTCGTTTTCCAGTAATGAATGTTCATATTCCTTCGTGCCCATGAAATTCAGCACATTGGAATCTACATACATCTTCAGGATATTATTCTCCTTAATCGCTTGCAGTGTTTCTTTGAGTTGATTCACATATTTGATCGTTTTTTCGATCGTGAGTTCAAGATCTTCAAAGTTGACAGGCTTGGTTACAAAATCAAAAGCACCTTTATTCATGGCAACCCTGATATTGTCCATATCACCATAGGCAGATACCATTACAGCTCTTGTAAGGGGAGCAACATCTCCTAATTTAGTGAGCAGGGTCAGACCGTCCATTTCTGGCATGTTGATATCGGATAGTACAACATCGATGTCGGGATGGGCGGATAATTTTTCGAGTGCATCATTTCCATTACAGGCAAACACAAAATCATATTGCTGTTCCCGGATTTTCTGTCGAAACTTCTGCCTGATCAACAGCTCCAGATCTGCTTCATCGTCGGCTACAAGTATTTTGGTCATGCTGTTTGGGTTTTTAGTTTTTCTTTGAGTAGATGAAAATCCACGGGTTTAGTTAAGAAATCATCCGCACCCAGACGCATAGCCTGGTCATGATTTTCCTGATCCCCATATGCGGTGAGCATCATTACAACAGGCGGAGGAGCTTCATATTTTTCCTTGATCTCACGGAGCAATTCGAGTCCACTCATACCCGGCATATTGATATCTGATAAGATCAAAACGGCTTCATGATGATTATGTTGCATGTAATCCAATGCCTGTTCACCGGAGAAAGCGAAGGCGAATTGGAATTCACCGGATCGGATTTCTTTTCGGAAACGTTGTTCAAACAAAGCCTGAACATCTGTTTCGTCATCCACAACAAGAATTTTCATTAGGTTTAGTTTTGGGTATTGAAAAATACTGTGTATTTATGATGTTGGCAAATAGATAGCAAGACAAGTTCCTTCTCCCTCTTTACTTTCCATTTGAATTGTACCTCCATGAGCTTTGATAATATCATAGCTCAAACTCAATCCTAAACCGGTTCCTTGTCCGGCCGGCTTTGTCGTAAAAAAGGGTTGGAATATTTTTTGTTGAACCGATTGAGGTATGCCTGATCCATTATCTTCTACTACAATAGTCACTACATTGTTATCATACCTTGTAATAACCTTTACGGTTGGAATAAAATTATCTGCTTCTTTTTTCTTTCGTTCATTGACTGCATAAAACGCATTGCTGATAAGATTCAAAATCACCCTGCCAATTTCCTGTTGCACCACCATTAATTTAGGCAAGTTCATATCAGGCTTCATTTCAAAATTGGCATTGAATGATTTATCCTTTGCTCGCAAGCCATGATACGCCAATCGAAGATATTCTTCACATAAAGCATTGATATCTGCCAATTCTTTCTGGCTTGTGCTACTTCTACTATGTTGTAGCATCCCTTTTACAATACTGTCCGCTCTTTTACCATGATAAGTGATTTTTTCCAGATTTTGTATCACATCATTGGCAATAACTTTAGCTTCATTGGCATCTCCTTTCTCTAACTCCATCTTCATTTCCTGAAGTAACTCAACACTCACTTCACTGAAATTATTTACAAAGTTCAATGGGTTTTGAATCTCATGAGCAATGCCGGCAGTCAACTCCCCTAACGAAGCCATTTTTTCGGATTGTATCAATTGCGACTGTGTTGACTTTAGCTGGCTAAGGGATTGCGTCAATTCTCTGGTTCTTTCTTCAACCTGCTGTTCGAGCTTTTTAGTTTGCAGTTTTGCCGCGCTGGTTCGCCATCTGATCAAAAGCCATATTGCTAACAATAACAATAAAATGCAGATGATCTTAAACCATACTGTTTGATAAAAATGAGGTAACACTGTAAACTCATAAAAAGCAGGCGTTTCACACCATACGCCATCATTATTGGTTGCTTTTACTTCAAAACGATAAGTTCCCGGAGGTAAGTTTGTGTAGAAGGCACGATTATCACCACTTGATCTGATCCATTTATCATCCTGACCAACCAATCTAAAGTAGATGGCATTTCTTTCTGGCGCTACCAAACTCAATACACTGTAATCGAATACATACCTGTGATTTCCCGGTATGATCTCATCCACACCATTTGAATAGTGTAAAGAATCATCCACCCGTAAATGATTGATGCGAACAATAGGCGGTACTTTATTGGTGGTCAACTTTGCCGGATCGATCTCCACCAGTCCTCCAATACTAACAATATAAAGTTTCCCATCTTTTGATACACGGGAATAACGCGCACCCACACATTGCCTGTTATTCATTCCATCCGACTCATCGATCAATCGCCACGGGATTTCGTTTGTCCTGTTTTTTATGTGTTGTTCGATTTGATTAAATGGAGCATAGATCACCCCATTATTAGAAGGCATCCACCAATTCCCTTTTTGGTCTTCCAGTATATCGAATATGGCTGTTTGTGGAAGACCTGAACGAGTAGCATCCACATGGTCAATGTGTCCATTATCCCACTTGACAAGTCCATTTTGAGTAGCAAACCATATTGCACCATTTTCTTTTACATAAGCATTAAAGATCCCTACATCTTCTACCCCATTGAAAAGATCTAGTACCTGCTTTTTACCATCTTTTCTTAGGATATAAGCTCCGGTACGATAAGTCGTAAGTAAAAGGGCCCCATCTTTAAGATGTCGCAATGAACTAAAATAACTGGTAGAAAAATCTACTCCAGGATATGGCAACATATCAATCTGGTCTTTATCATTCACTACACCGATGCCGGTAAAAGAAATTGCGAGATAAATCTTACCATCAGGAGACTCCTCAATGAACCTTACTTGTCTAGATGTTGGAATATTGATCTCCCCTTTTGATGTGATCTTGAGCACACCGGCCTGATGTCCGATCCAGATATTCCCCTTTGAATCTTTTTTGATACAGATAAAATTGGTCAGTGACTCCAATAATTTAGGGGATCGAGGCTTATAGGGGGTGATCTTTTGATTTTCCAACCAATACAATTGGCTATTGGCACTGCTAACTAGAAACTTCCCCGGGGACACTTCACAAATACCCGATACCCTGTTATTGTCTATCCCTTCTGCCTCTGCATAATTCACCACTTTTGTTTTATAGATCTTATACAATCCTCTGTCAGTAGAGAGCCAGATATTTTGTTCTCGATCTATACTGATGTTGTGTAATGTCTGAATATGTAATTGCTGCTCTGGAAAGAATTGAAATCTTGTTTCGCCATCAGCAAGATAAGCGATGGTATTACCAACAGGTGCCCAAATACCTTTTTGCTGATCTTCAGCCATCCGCGCCATACTTGGATTCGGCGATGGAACTTTCGAAGCCTCCATACCAGGATATACAATGAACTTTTTACCATCCCAAAAAAACAATCCATAAATTGAAGTGACCCACACCCTGTTCTTACTATCTACAAAAATATCATCGCGACTAAAGAGCATATCATCTTTGATTCCTTCATCCGCTCCTATAACTCTCCAGCTACCATCTTTTTCACGATGTACAATTTTGCTTCGTCTAACTGACCAGTTTTGTGATTCAGCGCCTGCACTCTGTCCTGTTTTGTAATAGTTTGCAAAAAACATCTGCACAGATCCCGTATCATATCTTGCTGTAGAAGGATCAAATTTTATGTATACCCCTCTTCGATTGTTAGACGATGAATACAGTAATAGTTCTCCTTTTTGTGTTGTTCCCTCTAAAAATAAATTTGAGAAATCCGGCAAATAAGATTTGAATTGTCCATTTTTATAGGATAACAAACCGCGTCCGGTTGGCAACCATAGTGTGCTGTCCTTTGCTTCCCAAAATAAACTCGTATTGTTATTGGTTTTTATCAGGGGTGTATTCGATGAATTAAAATTCACAAACTGCCGACCATCAAATCTGAGGTAAGCTTCATAGGTATTCATCCATATAAAACCATCTTTGGTCTGATATGCATTCATGATAAAGTCAGTAGGCATCCCATTTTTGGAATTGTAATGCACTACTTTATAATTAGAAAAAGCATGCTGCCCTATCACAGCAACCATGATACAAAGAAATGATATGGTAGTAACTAATTTTTTCATGAGTACTTATACGGTAATATGATTGTAAATACTGTTCCAGCCTGAGTCATAGCTGATTCATCTGATAAATAGTTGCTTGTACACTGTA
Above is a genomic segment from Sediminibacterium sp. KACHI17 containing:
- a CDS encoding glutamine--tRNA ligase/YqeY domain fusion protein, with the protein product MSEEKSLNFIEEIVEADLNSGKYKSIVTRFPPEPNGYLHIGHAKSICLNFGLAKKYGGITNLRFDDTNPVTEDTEYVDSIKDDVRWLGFEWAEERYASDYFEQLYGFAVKLIEKGLAYVDDSTSEEIAQQKGTPTQAGTNSPFRDRSVTENLELFKAMRAGQFKDGEKVLRAKIDMAHPNMHMRDPIIYRIKHAHHHRTGDQWCIYPMYDFAHGQSDAIENITHSVCTLEFIPHRALYDWFIEQLEIFPSKQYEFARLNMTYTVMSKRKLLQLVNEKHVNGWDDPRMSTISGMRRRGYTAEAIREFCDRIGIAKRDNLIDVGLLEFCVREHLNKIAVRRMVVFDPLKVIITNYEGDGEVLLSENNPEDPNAGNREIPFSRELYIEKDDFMEVAPKKYFRLAPGQMVRLKSAYIIRCDEVIKDADGNITALHCSYIPESKSGSDTSGINVKGTLHWVSARHAVKAEVRLYDRLFKVEDVGNAEGDFKDHINTDSLEVISNAYAEPALAADSSDNRYQFLRKGYFCLDKDSTTEKLVFNRTVTLKDTWAKEVKKG
- the hutH gene encoding histidine ammonia-lyase; protein product: MSYNYLPLDRKWLHFSQIKNLLDFNQHVSITFDAHERILACREYLDRKMAEKDRLFYGINTGFGFLQNVKIDADQIGQLQYNLLVSHACGLGEEVPADIVKLMLMLKIKSLSYGHSGVQIDTVKRLMEMYNHDVLPVIYTQGSLGASGDLAPLSHLSLPLIGLGEVYYQGQKMPSAEALQKLGWTPLQLQSKEGLALINGTQFMSAYGLYCLKKAEHLLAMADMISALSFDAFDCTTEPLREQIHAIRAHAGQINTATTLRKYLSDSAIAARSKDQVQDPYSFRCIPQVHGASKDAFEHVLSVFIREINSVTDNPNIFPDDDLILSGGNFHGQPLAMALDYLSISMSEIANIAERRTYQLISGQRGLPLFLVKNPGLHSGFMIPQYTAAGIVSENKQLCTPASVDSISSSNNQEDHVSMGANAATKCYRVIENVEKVLAIELMSAAQALDFRRPSKSGRDIEHLVAAFREKVSFNEQDRVLHDDMKAAVNFLRNYRIPEDVR
- a CDS encoding ATP-binding cassette domain-containing protein encodes the protein MTHILEADGIQLEFDGRKILSGIYVKCETGKITGLLGRNGQGKSCLMNIIYGSLSSEKSVRIDRKSIPEGFRNPDLIRYLPQFHFIPHSLSLHRIFRDFDVNYRSFQAIFPEFIHREKDSIGKLSGGERRLVELYTIIQSNSQFIMLDEPFTMLNPLQIEKVKALLIEEKKNKGILMTDHLYRHIVDLADSLYLLSNGRTVLTNSVEDLTILGYTKL
- a CDS encoding YitT family protein; protein product: MDSFQHIYKTIIDKLEHGLPAYLTYHNVQHTQNVVEAATHLSNKEGLSERETLLVQTAALFHDAGFLQSHDEHEMLSCKLAQKLLPDYGFTPEEVEQISIMIMATKLPQSAADTLSKILCDADLYYLGTDTYNTMAEALYQEMKRFNRVKDEREWLIKQIEFLNDHKYYTDTAKKQMEQGKQKNKEALQEKLNQTLDLSNEKGSGIQIFQDSLLMILGILFAGVALKGFLVPNHFFDGGVTGISLLIHEIYHYNLAVLIIVFNVPLMIAGYFSVGKRFALRMLAGVLLLGICLELLPNFALTADKLLISIFGGAFLGIGIGLVMRVGAALDGIEVIALYTLKRTSFTITEIILGINIIIFAIAAFQFGIETALYSILTYFTATRCIDYVVEGIQAYTGVTIISSKSEVIKYQLVNKLGRGITVYKGERGFLPGKFEVSSECDIIFTVVTRLELRKLKNLVHEVDPKAFVFANTIRETSGGVLKRRSAH
- a CDS encoding adenylate/guanylate cyclase domain-containing protein, yielding MTKILVADDEADLELLIRQKFRQKIREQQYDFVFACNGNDALEKLSAHPDIDVVLSDINMPEMDGLTLLTKLGDVAPLTRAVMVSAYGDMDNIRVAMNKGAFDFVTKPVNFEDLELTIEKTIKYVNQLKETLQAIKENNILKMYVDSNVLNFMGTKEYEHSLLENETTEATVAFIDICGFTSISEKETPDTVVRLLNHYFDLMVKEIIAQNGIIDKFIGDCVMAVFKGDFHLDRAIEACLAIRNRIDALPEEHSFSPHVSIGINSGEMISGNIGSATLKRLDYTVIGDVVNTAQRLQAVAGRGQILITAEAYEKVKMSFQCQSIGKKNLKNKEEVAELFEVLN
- a CDS encoding response regulator yields the protein MKILVVDDETDVQALFEQRFRKEIRSGEFQFAFAFSGEQALDYMQHNHHEAVLILSDINMPGMSGLELLREIKEKYEAPPPVVMMLTAYGDQENHDQAMRLGADDFLTKPVDFHLLKEKLKTQTA
- a CDS encoding ATP-binding protein, producing MKKLVTTISFLCIMVAVIGQHAFSNYKVVHYNSKNGMPTDFIMNAYQTKDGFIWMNTYEAYLRFDGRQFVNFNSSNTPLIKTNNNTSLFWEAKDSTLWLPTGRGLLSYKNGQFKSYLPDFSNLFLEGTTQKGELLLYSSSNNRRGVYIKFDPSTARYDTGSVQMFFANYYKTGQSAGAESQNWSVRRSKIVHREKDGSWRVIGADEGIKDDMLFSRDDIFVDSKNRVWVTSIYGLFFWDGKKFIVYPGMEASKVPSPNPSMARMAEDQQKGIWAPVGNTIAYLADGETRFQFFPEQQLHIQTLHNISIDREQNIWLSTDRGLYKIYKTKVVNYAEAEGIDNNRVSGICEVSPGKFLVSSANSQLYWLENQKITPYKPRSPKLLESLTNFICIKKDSKGNIWIGHQAGVLKITSKGEINIPTSRQVRFIEESPDGKIYLAISFTGIGVVNDKDQIDMLPYPGVDFSTSYFSSLRHLKDGALLLTTYRTGAYILRKDGKKQVLDLFNGVEDVGIFNAYVKENGAIWFATQNGLVKWDNGHIDHVDATRSGLPQTAIFDILEDQKGNWWMPSNNGVIYAPFNQIEQHIKNRTNEIPWRLIDESDGMNNRQCVGARYSRVSKDGKLYIVSIGGLVEIDPAKLTTNKVPPIVRINHLRVDDSLHYSNGVDEIIPGNHRYVFDYSVLSLVAPERNAIYFRLVGQDDKWIRSSGDNRAFYTNLPPGTYRFEVKATNNDGVWCETPAFYEFTVLPHFYQTVWFKIICILLLLLAIWLLIRWRTSAAKLQTKKLEQQVEERTRELTQSLSQLKSTQSQLIQSEKMASLGELTAGIAHEIQNPLNFVNNFSEVSVELLQEMKMELEKGDANEAKVIANDVIQNLEKITYHGKRADSIVKGMLQHSRSSTSQKELADINALCEEYLRLAYHGLRAKDKSFNANFEMKPDMNLPKLMVVQQEIGRVILNLISNAFYAVNERKKKEADNFIPTVKVITRYDNNVVTIVVEDNGSGIPQSVQQKIFQPFFTTKPAGQGTGLGLSLSYDIIKAHGGTIQMESKEGEGTCLAIYLPTS